One Ornithorhynchus anatinus isolate Pmale09 chromosome 2, mOrnAna1.pri.v4, whole genome shotgun sequence DNA segment encodes these proteins:
- the SELENOM gene encoding selenoprotein M: MRRLLLLQLLLLPGLLAAFQPDWSRLQGLARGKVETCGGUQLNRLKEVKAFVTEDIPLYHNLVMKHLPGADPELVLLNFRYEELERIPLSHMTRAEINQLVQDLGFYRKAERDAPVPPEFQQAPAKTSDLREKVQPQETPKSEEQNHPDL, translated from the exons ATGCGCCGCCTTTTgctgctccagctgctgctgctcccgggGCTGCTGGCCGCCTTCCAGCCTGACTGGAGCCGGCTGCAGGGCCTGGCCCGGGGCAAAGTGGAG ACCTGCGGAGGATGACAGCTGAATAGGCTGAAGGAA gtcAAAGCTTTCGTCACCGAGGACATCCCGCTCTA CCACAACCTGGTGATGAAGCATCTTCCTGGCGCCGATCCTGAGCTTGTGCTCCTCAACTTCCGCTATGAGGAGCTGGAG CGAATTCCCCTCAGCCACATGACCCGTGCCGAGATCAACCAGCTGGTGCAGGACCTAGGCTTCTATCGCAAAGCAGAGCGGGATGCACCTGTACCTCCAGAGTTCCAGCAGGCCCCAGCAAAGACCTCAGACCTGCGGGAAAAGGTCCAGCCCCAAGAGACACCCAAGTCAGAGGAGCAGAACCACCCCGACCTCTAG